In Lactococcus paracarnosus, a genomic segment contains:
- a CDS encoding phosphoribosylformylglycinamidine synthase, translating into MKKRIFVAKKPEFKVKNQALLHELQHNLQLSTLSSVNIVQVYDVFHVTDDLLTTAEQTIFSEKVTDYVLDDETVQLALDKSKFFAIESLPGQFDQRASSAEEALFLLGADKAAVVKTAQLYLLNAELSDPEFEKIKGYQLNSVDSRFKAIDHAIHDEEMLRSADKIPVLAGFITMTPSQITDLHARYALAMEVADLLWIQDYFKQVKRDPSETELKVLDTYWSDHTRHTTFETELKTIDFSQSKFKGQLQATFDKYLNMRKEIKRTEKPTTLMELATIFGRYERANGRLDDMEVSDEINACSVEISVDVNGVKEPWLLMFKNETHNHPTEIEPFGGASTCIGGAIRDPLSGRAYVYQAMRITGAGDITAPISETRHGKLPQQVISKGAAHGYSSYGNQIGLATTYVKEYFHPGFVAKRLETGAVVGAAPKENVLRLKPQAGDAIILFGGKTGRDGVGGATGSSKVQTKDTVETAGAEVQKGNAIEERKIQRLFRNPDVTQLVKKSNDFGAGGVCVAIGELADGVEIDLDKVPLKYQGLSGTEIAISESQERMSVVVAAKDVAQFISECAKENILAVQVAQVTEKASLKMLWKGQTIVDIDRAFLDTNGVRVVVDATVTDSDLPIPFEKMTSLDALNTDLNSLLSQLNFASQKGLQTIFDSSIGRSTVIQPIGGRYQLTPAESSVQKLPVLTGVTNTVSLLAHGYNPEIASWSPYHGAAYAVIEATARLVATNANWTSARFSYQEYFERMDKQAERFGKPLAALLGSIEAQEQLGLPSIGGKDSMSGTFEELTVPPTLIAFGVTTSEADRILSPEFKAVNEHIYYIPGVAVAETIDWERVKANFNLVSELQASYKITAAISTKSGGVGEAISLMSFGNKIGAKVDLAQVSDLIKAEFAGFIITSSDEIADLQKIGQTTEEFTLDINGVSLSGDALLASFETPLEAVYPTLFDQNAELEAVETMPSSTQIKAPHRVATPLVYIPVFPGTNCEYDTAKAFEAAGAVTKIVPFRTMDISESIKDMVANIEQANILMFAGGFSAADEPDGSAKFIVNILLNEAVKSAIEAFIMRGGLIFGICNGFQALVKSGLLPYGSFDSLSDQSPTLFYNDANQHVAKMVETKIINTNSPWLKGVAVGDIHAIPVSHGEGKFVVSAQALEDLSKNGQIISQYVDFQGQATMDSAYNPNGSVAAIEGIISKNGQILGKMGHSERYEAGLFKNIPGNKDQKLFESAVAYFRG; encoded by the coding sequence GTGAAAAAACGTATTTTTGTTGCTAAAAAACCAGAATTTAAAGTGAAAAATCAAGCACTCTTACATGAGTTACAGCACAATCTGCAATTGTCTACTTTGTCATCAGTTAACATCGTACAAGTTTATGATGTTTTCCATGTCACAGATGACTTGCTAACGACTGCTGAGCAAACGATTTTTTCTGAAAAAGTGACAGACTATGTCTTAGATGATGAAACAGTACAACTAGCACTAGATAAAAGTAAGTTTTTTGCCATCGAGTCCCTTCCTGGACAATTTGATCAACGTGCAAGCTCAGCAGAAGAAGCCTTATTTTTATTAGGTGCTGACAAAGCTGCAGTCGTTAAAACGGCGCAACTCTATCTATTAAATGCTGAGTTATCTGATCCTGAATTTGAAAAAATAAAAGGGTATCAACTCAATAGTGTCGACTCAAGGTTTAAAGCAATCGATCACGCAATTCATGATGAAGAGATGCTACGTTCAGCTGATAAAATTCCTGTTTTAGCTGGCTTCATTACGATGACACCAAGCCAAATTACTGACTTACATGCCAGGTATGCATTAGCCATGGAAGTTGCTGACTTACTCTGGATTCAAGATTACTTTAAACAGGTCAAGCGTGATCCGTCTGAAACTGAGTTAAAAGTGTTGGATACATACTGGAGTGACCACACGCGTCATACCACATTTGAAACTGAGTTGAAAACAATCGATTTTTCTCAGTCAAAATTTAAGGGGCAACTCCAAGCTACTTTTGATAAATACCTGAATATGCGCAAGGAAATTAAGCGGACTGAAAAGCCAACGACCTTAATGGAATTGGCGACTATTTTTGGTCGCTATGAGCGTGCCAACGGTCGTTTGGATGACATGGAAGTCTCTGATGAAATCAATGCCTGTAGTGTTGAAATTTCAGTCGATGTGAATGGGGTTAAAGAACCTTGGTTACTCATGTTTAAGAATGAAACACATAATCATCCAACAGAGATTGAACCTTTTGGTGGGGCATCGACTTGTATCGGGGGTGCCATTCGTGACCCATTGTCAGGCCGTGCTTATGTTTACCAAGCGATGCGCATTACGGGTGCTGGCGATATTACAGCACCTATTTCAGAAACACGTCATGGCAAATTACCCCAACAAGTCATCTCTAAAGGTGCTGCACACGGCTATAGTTCATACGGTAATCAAATCGGCCTTGCGACAACCTATGTTAAGGAATATTTCCATCCGGGATTTGTAGCTAAACGTCTGGAAACAGGAGCTGTTGTTGGTGCAGCACCAAAAGAAAATGTCTTACGCTTAAAACCACAAGCTGGTGATGCCATCATCTTATTCGGTGGTAAAACTGGCCGTGATGGTGTAGGTGGGGCAACTGGCTCATCTAAGGTGCAAACCAAAGATACAGTGGAAACAGCGGGTGCTGAAGTCCAAAAAGGGAATGCCATAGAAGAACGTAAAATTCAACGTCTTTTCCGTAATCCTGACGTCACGCAACTTGTAAAAAAATCAAATGACTTTGGTGCTGGTGGTGTCTGTGTCGCAATCGGTGAATTAGCCGATGGTGTTGAAATTGACCTAGACAAAGTGCCCTTAAAATATCAAGGCCTTTCTGGCACAGAAATTGCCATCTCAGAATCTCAAGAACGGATGTCAGTCGTGGTTGCAGCTAAAGATGTTGCCCAATTTATTTCTGAATGTGCCAAGGAAAATATCCTAGCTGTACAAGTTGCGCAAGTGACTGAAAAAGCAAGCTTAAAGATGCTCTGGAAAGGGCAAACAATCGTTGATATTGATCGCGCATTTCTCGATACAAATGGCGTTCGTGTTGTCGTTGATGCGACTGTGACAGACTCTGATTTACCTATCCCATTTGAAAAAATGACAAGCTTAGATGCTTTAAATACGGATTTAAACAGTCTTTTATCTCAGCTTAATTTTGCTTCACAAAAAGGCTTGCAAACGATCTTTGATAGTTCAATCGGTCGCTCAACGGTTATTCAGCCTATTGGTGGTCGTTATCAATTGACACCTGCTGAAAGTTCTGTCCAAAAATTACCAGTACTTACTGGTGTCACAAACACGGTATCGCTTTTAGCGCATGGCTATAATCCTGAGATTGCCTCATGGTCACCTTATCATGGTGCAGCCTATGCAGTGATTGAAGCAACAGCACGTCTGGTCGCAACGAATGCTAACTGGACTAGCGCACGGTTTTCTTACCAAGAATATTTTGAGCGCATGGATAAACAAGCTGAACGATTTGGTAAACCACTGGCAGCCTTACTTGGGTCTATCGAAGCGCAAGAACAATTAGGCTTGCCATCTATTGGTGGTAAGGATTCGATGAGTGGTACATTTGAAGAATTGACTGTACCGCCAACGCTTATCGCATTTGGTGTGACAACGTCTGAAGCAGACCGCATCTTGTCACCTGAATTTAAAGCTGTAAATGAGCATATTTACTATATCCCAGGTGTTGCGGTTGCAGAAACAATCGATTGGGAAAGGGTTAAAGCAAACTTTAACTTAGTGTCTGAATTACAGGCATCATACAAGATAACAGCAGCGATTTCAACCAAGTCTGGTGGGGTTGGTGAAGCGATTTCTCTGATGAGTTTTGGTAACAAGATTGGTGCTAAAGTTGATCTTGCTCAGGTAAGCGACTTGATTAAGGCTGAGTTTGCGGGCTTCATTATCACATCATCTGATGAGATTGCAGACTTACAGAAGATTGGTCAGACTACCGAGGAATTTACACTTGATATTAACGGTGTATCACTTTCAGGTGATGCTTTACTAGCTAGTTTTGAAACACCTTTAGAAGCGGTCTATCCAACCTTATTCGACCAAAATGCTGAGCTTGAAGCTGTTGAGACAATGCCTTCTAGCACGCAAATCAAGGCACCACATCGTGTCGCCACGCCTTTAGTGTATATCCCAGTATTCCCAGGGACAAACTGCGAGTATGATACAGCAAAAGCATTTGAAGCTGCTGGTGCTGTGACTAAGATTGTCCCATTCCGGACGATGGATATCTCAGAGTCAATCAAAGACATGGTTGCTAACATCGAGCAGGCAAATATTCTCATGTTTGCAGGTGGATTTTCAGCAGCAGATGAACCTGATGGCTCAGCTAAATTCATCGTGAATATCTTGCTAAATGAAGCTGTCAAATCAGCCATCGAAGCATTTATCATGCGTGGTGGCTTAATTTTTGGTATCTGTAATGGCTTCCAAGCTCTAGTTAAATCAGGCTTATTACCTTATGGTAGCTTTGATAGCTTATCTGATCAGTCGCCAACACTTTTCTATAACGATGCCAATCAGCACGTCGCTAAAATGGTTGAGACTAAGATTATCAATACCAATTCACCATGGTTAAAAGGTGTTGCAGTAGGTGATATTCATGCCATTCCAGTTTCTCATGGTGAAGGAAAATTTGTCGTATCAGCTCAAGCACTTGAAGACCTAAGCAAAAATGGTCAAATTATCAGCCAATATGTTGATTTTCAAGGACAAGCAACGATGGACTCTGCTTATAATCCTAATGGATCTGTCGCTGCGATTGAGGGAATTATCAGCAAAAACGGACAAATTCTCGGTAAAATGGGACATTCTGAACGCTATGAAGCAGGCTTATTCAAAAATATTCCTGGTAATAAAGATCAGAAACTTTTCGAGAGTGCCGTTGCCTATTTTAGAGGATAA
- the purC gene encoding phosphoribosylaminoimidazolesuccinocarboxamide synthase, with protein sequence MTEKLTLLYEGKAKNLYLTDDESIVLAQYKDQATALNGKKKDQISGKGALNNQITSLIFRELNRRSVQTHFIEQISKTEQLNTKVDIIPLEVVVRNYTAGSFSKRFDLAEGIKLATPIVEFYYKNDDLDDPFINDAHVKFLEIASDEEIAILKQNALAIDLILTDLFAKIDLKLIDFKLEFGRLPDGTIILADEISPDTSRLWDVDNNHVDKDVYRRDLGDLIPIYQRVLTDLQTEFEGK encoded by the coding sequence ATGACTGAAAAACTGACACTACTTTACGAAGGAAAAGCAAAAAATCTTTATCTAACTGATGATGAGAGCATCGTCCTTGCCCAGTATAAAGATCAAGCGACAGCACTTAATGGCAAAAAGAAGGATCAGATTTCAGGTAAAGGTGCTTTAAATAATCAAATTACAAGTTTGATTTTTCGTGAGTTGAATCGTCGTAGTGTCCAAACGCATTTTATTGAGCAAATTTCTAAAACCGAACAATTGAATACGAAGGTCGATATTATTCCTTTAGAGGTTGTCGTGCGCAATTATACTGCTGGCTCATTTTCAAAGCGTTTTGACCTTGCTGAAGGGATCAAATTAGCAACACCGATTGTCGAATTCTATTATAAAAATGATGACTTGGATGATCCTTTTATCAATGATGCCCATGTTAAATTTTTAGAGATTGCAAGTGATGAAGAAATCGCTATATTGAAACAAAATGCCTTAGCTATTGACCTTATTTTGACTGACTTATTTGCTAAAATTGACCTTAAATTGATTGATTTCAAACTTGAATTTGGTCGCTTGCCTGATGGGACGATTATCTTAGCAGATGAGATTTCTCCTGATACATCTCGCCTTTGGGATGTAGATAATAACCATGTCGATAAAGATGTTTACCGTCGTGATCTGGGTGATTTAATCCCAATTTATCAACGGGTACTTACTGATTTACAAACAGAATTTGAGGGGAAATAA
- a CDS encoding cell division site-positioning protein MapZ family protein — protein MAKKKKKSTFKEKTIALKDVENLTVEQIAAQSDTLASENKDKESTLDRYIRQHRSEIESAKKDRHSKTVEAANALDQFVRTAREDANTQATDVPISDSKVDTSEAPVSDSSLDGSDMPVSETSLATSDTSRVDSHSDATDIAVVDSDSKAHDGSESAHHISSESAKSTDEFQEIEPVFPESQGSFDTVLLAADDAAVGSGAIISDSLEESQTEMTQPKLDDDTPFDDLKRAEEVSAVVTTKSDTFSEVSTVPPLIIEDNTGLDAALAEDHLSEQPEPIAVSNTPVVEPKKSKKPVIIGICALILLAAGGLVWANINQSKQKEADKTSQSSQKKSEETKAAKAFNQQYAVFFTDDKQTKLKNDQFAKIGELVSAVDKLKANADYQSLKMKVDALKTEISVTEAMNANFDKAIITDGVLDKTAVVKDGVKLSYTATENDGLNSLLKEAITHGQAQQAEKAKSAASAAASVTPAITPTTPSTTTSQSNGATNQSSGSTNQATAPATNGGGASAGYGLTTAQYQAQYPAIPLETGRSRVPVDPNPNLNDAAFVWASGIRELVLQKCRDRGYITGDAYILLPASIQKGNGYYNLYKPDGTYLVSINCKTGFFVGNAAGHADNLDY, from the coding sequence ATGGCTAAAAAAAAGAAAAAATCAACTTTTAAAGAGAAGACAATTGCCTTAAAAGATGTTGAAAACTTAACAGTGGAACAGATTGCGGCGCAGTCTGATACATTAGCATCTGAAAATAAGGATAAAGAAAGTACGCTTGATCGATATATTCGCCAACACCGTTCTGAGATTGAGAGTGCTAAAAAGGACAGACATTCAAAAACGGTTGAAGCTGCCAATGCACTAGATCAATTTGTTAGAACAGCTAGAGAAGATGCAAATACGCAAGCAACTGATGTACCAATCTCAGACAGTAAAGTAGATACATCTGAAGCACCGGTGTCAGACAGTAGCCTAGATGGATCTGATATGCCAGTTTCTGAGACTAGCCTAGCTACATCCGATACTTCAAGGGTTGACAGTCATTCGGACGCAACTGATATAGCAGTAGTTGACAGTGATTCAAAAGCTCATGATGGATCAGAGTCAGCTCATCACATCTCATCTGAATCAGCTAAGTCAACTGACGAATTTCAGGAAATTGAACCTGTATTTCCTGAATCACAAGGTAGTTTTGATACAGTTCTGCTAGCAGCAGATGACGCAGCGGTAGGTTCAGGGGCAATCATATCTGATTCTCTTGAGGAATCACAGACTGAGATGACTCAACCTAAACTTGATGATGATACACCGTTTGATGACTTAAAAAGAGCTGAGGAAGTATCAGCAGTAGTTACCACAAAGTCTGACACATTTTCTGAAGTCTCTACCGTGCCGCCATTAATCATAGAAGATAATACTGGCTTAGATGCAGCTTTAGCAGAAGATCACTTATCTGAGCAGCCTGAACCTATTGCGGTTTCAAATACTCCTGTAGTTGAACCTAAAAAGAGCAAAAAACCAGTAATCATTGGTATCTGTGCCTTGATACTATTAGCTGCTGGAGGCTTAGTTTGGGCTAACATCAATCAGTCCAAGCAAAAAGAAGCTGATAAAACCAGTCAGTCAAGTCAGAAAAAATCTGAAGAGACTAAAGCAGCAAAAGCATTTAATCAACAATATGCTGTTTTTTTTACTGATGACAAACAAACAAAACTTAAAAATGACCAATTTGCTAAGATAGGTGAATTAGTCAGTGCAGTAGACAAGTTGAAAGCTAACGCTGATTACCAGTCTTTGAAAATGAAGGTCGATGCACTTAAAACTGAGATTTCAGTTACTGAAGCGATGAATGCAAACTTTGATAAGGCTATCATTACGGATGGTGTTTTGGATAAAACTGCTGTTGTAAAAGATGGCGTTAAGTTAAGCTATACTGCTACTGAAAATGATGGGTTAAATAGTTTGTTAAAAGAAGCGATTACACATGGTCAAGCCCAACAAGCAGAGAAAGCAAAATCTGCTGCTTCTGCTGCAGCATCAGTAACACCTGCCATAACGCCTACAACACCAAGCACAACGACTAGTCAATCTAATGGCGCAACTAATCAGTCATCTGGTTCGACTAATCAAGCGACAGCACCTGCAACAAATGGTGGCGGTGCTTCAGCTGGATATGGGTTAACAACTGCGCAATATCAAGCGCAATATCCTGCAATCCCACTTGAGACGGGTAGATCACGTGTTCCTGTAGATCCAAATCCCAACTTGAATGATGCTGCTTTTGTATGGGCAAGTGGCATTAGAGAGTTAGTCTTACAAAAATGTCGTGATCGTGGCTATATCACTGGTGATGCCTATATTCTCTTACCAGCTAGCATCCAAAAAGGAAATGGCTATTATAATCTTTACAAACCAGATGGCACTTATCTTGTATCTATCAATTGTAAAACTGGTTTTTTCGTCGGTAATGCAGCTGGTCATGCAGATAATTTAGATTACTAG
- a CDS encoding THUMP domain-containing class I SAM-dependent RNA methyltransferase → MKNNFNLVATAAAGLESLTAKELRDLGIETKMDDRSRVLFSGTKETIATANLWLRTADRVKIIVGEFPAKTFDDLFEGVTALPWEDLLPFGAQFPIAKAKAIKSTLHNEPSIQAITKKAIAKKLQVHYHRPENVPIPETGALFSIEVALHKDVATIMIDTTGESLFKRGYRVDKGGAPIKENMAAAIIMLTNWRANMSRPFVDPTCGSGTFCIEAALIGMNIAPGFNRDFAFEEWPWFEDEIFKKVRDEAESKANYDADLDISGFDVDGRMIQIAQENALEIGLEGIVKFKQLRLQDFRTDKLDGVLISNPPYGERLGDETAAFQLYEEMGDTFKPLETWSKYIITSDLLFEEHYGSQATKKRKLYNGRLRTDLYQYFGKRIK, encoded by the coding sequence ATGAAAAATAATTTTAATTTAGTGGCAACCGCAGCAGCTGGACTTGAAAGTTTAACTGCAAAAGAATTACGTGATTTAGGTATTGAGACCAAAATGGACGATCGGTCTCGTGTCTTATTTTCTGGTACGAAAGAAACAATTGCGACAGCAAATCTGTGGTTAAGAACAGCAGACCGTGTCAAGATCATCGTAGGGGAATTTCCTGCAAAGACGTTTGATGACTTGTTTGAAGGGGTAACCGCATTACCATGGGAAGACCTACTACCTTTTGGTGCGCAATTCCCGATCGCCAAAGCTAAGGCAATCAAATCTACCCTACATAATGAGCCTAGTATTCAAGCCATCACTAAAAAAGCGATCGCTAAAAAATTACAAGTGCATTATCACCGACCTGAAAATGTGCCGATTCCTGAAACAGGTGCCTTGTTCTCGATAGAAGTCGCTTTACATAAAGACGTTGCAACGATCATGATCGATACAACGGGTGAGTCCCTCTTTAAACGTGGCTATCGTGTTGATAAGGGTGGCGCACCAATCAAAGAAAATATGGCAGCTGCCATCATTATGCTAACCAACTGGCGTGCGAATATGTCACGTCCCTTTGTTGATCCAACATGTGGATCGGGGACGTTTTGTATAGAAGCTGCCTTGATTGGTATGAATATCGCACCAGGCTTTAATCGAGACTTTGCTTTTGAGGAATGGCCATGGTTTGAAGATGAAATCTTTAAAAAAGTCCGTGATGAAGCTGAAAGTAAAGCAAACTATGATGCTGATTTAGACATCTCAGGCTTTGATGTTGATGGTAGAATGATTCAGATTGCACAAGAAAATGCTCTGGAAATTGGCTTAGAGGGTATTGTTAAATTTAAGCAATTGAGATTACAAGATTTCCGAACAGATAAACTGGATGGTGTCTTGATTTCAAACCCGCCTTATGGTGAACGACTTGGTGATGAGACAGCTGCTTTCCAATTATATGAGGAAATGGGTGATACCTTTAAACCACTTGAGACTTGGAGTAAATATATCATCACAAGTGATTTATTATTTGAAGAGCACTATGGTAGTCAGGCAACTAAAAAACGAAAACTCTATAATGGTAGACTTCGAACAGATTTATACCAGTATTTTGGTAAGAGAATAAAATAA